One region of Brassica napus cultivar Da-Ae chromosome A10, Da-Ae, whole genome shotgun sequence genomic DNA includes:
- the LOC106372670 gene encoding short-chain dehydrogenase TIC 32, chloroplastic-like codes for MEMEKLKEALRFTCSSDFLRMALFWNFALLSSYFQLLKGRFFGSKSTTSFSSSSSMMNTSSSSSSHRPICVITGATSGLGKATAFALSRKGFYVLLVGRSSQLLSKTLAEIKKQNEDAQLKAFEVDISSFQSVSKFRNSLEQWLSESEIHSSIQLLVNNAGILATTSRPTVEGFDRMMATNYIGAFSLTKLLLPLLRNSPVPSRVVNVTSFTHRSVFSARFDKDSVTGVYSSESKQYPCASIYQYSKLCVLLFSYELHRQLRLTDDSHHISVAAVDPGAVKTNIMHELPSYIQVLAFFSLKVFRLMQSSAEAAESVIDAALAPPEVSGKYFFGGNGRTIESSAVSRDPKLAKELWDTSCLIFDELQQTHT; via the exons ATGGAAATGGAGAAGCTGAAGGAGGCTTTGCGTTTTACCTGCTCTTCTGATTTCTTGAGGATGGCTCTGTTCTGGAACTTTGCTCTACTTTCTTCTTACTTTCAATTGCTTAAAGGAAGGTTCTTTGGCTCAAAATCAACaacttccttttcttcttcttcctccatgatgaatacttcttcttcttcttcttcacacagacCTATTTGTGTTATCACTGGT GCTACTTCGGGTCTTGGTAAGGCAACTGCGTTTGCTCTTTCAAGGAAAGGCTTCTACGTCCTTCTTG TTGGACGGTCCTCTCAATTACTATCAAAG ACGTTGGCTGAAATCAAGAAGCAGAACGAAGATGCTCAACTCAAAGCTTTTGAAGTTGACATTTCTTCTTTCCAATCAGTTTCAAAGTTCAGGAACTCTCTAGAGCAGTGGCTTTCAGAATCAGAGATACATTCCTCTATCCAACTGTTGGTTAACAACGCTGGAATACTAGCTACAACGAGTCGACCAACCGTTGAAGGCTTTGACAG GATGATGGCTACAAACTATATCGGTGCATTCTCCTTGACAAAACTACTTCTACCGCTTCTGAGAAACAGCCCTGTGCCTTCACGTGTCGTTAATGTTACTTCTTTCACACATCGTTCTG TTTTTTCTGCGAGGTTTGACAAGGATTCAGTTACGGGAGTGTACTCTTCTGAATCAAAGCAATATCCATGCGCTAGTATCTATCAGTATTCCAAAT TATGCGTTCTACTCTTCTCATACGAGCTTCATAGACAGCTTCGCCTCACGGATGATTCACATCACATCTCTGTTGC AGCGGTAGATCCAGGAGCAGTGAAAACTAACATAATGCATGAGCTTCCTTCATATATACAAGTCTTGGCGTTTTTTAGTCTCAAGGTTTTTAGACTCATGCAGTCCTCAGCGGAAGCAGCTGAATCTGTCATTGATGCTGCTTTAGCCCCACCT GAAGTGTCAGGCAAATATTTCTTTGGAGGAAACGGGAGGACCATCGAATCCTCAGCGGTTTCTCGTGATCCGAAACTTGCTAAGGAACTATGGGACACTTCATGTCTCATATTTGATGAGCTGCAGCAAACTCACACTTGA
- the LOC106372669 gene encoding probable methyltransferase PMT7 isoform X2: MGGGYVFGSARSGQTAMVALVLVVGSFFAGYIFGNNAPIYIPQPSSYSNSSSSSSPSPSGPSDFANRVEQTYRRTPLVIPQRGVNVCPLEFNEYIPCHNVTYVQQLLPSLNLSRREELDRHCPPLEQRLFCLVPPPKDYKVPIRWPTSRDYVWRSNVNHTHLAEVKGGQNWVHEQGELWWFPGGGTHFKHGAPEYIQRLGNMTTNETGDLRSAGVEQVLDVGCGVASFAAYLLPLGIQTMSFAPKDGHENQIQFALERGIGAMISAIATKQMPYPSSSFDMVHCSRCRVDWHENDGVLIKEVNRLLRPNGYFVYSAPPAYRKDKDFPLIWDKLVNLTTAMCWKLISRKVQTAIWVKQDDQACLMKNAELELITICDSKDVSKPSWKVPLRDCVDISENTPKASYPASLRKLGISEDEFTLDTNFWREQVNRYWELMKVNRTEVRNVMDTNAYVGGFAAAMNSYPVWVMNVVPATTNDTLSGIYQRGLTGAYHDWCEPFSTYPRTYDLLHADRLLSHYRNHGEGCVLEDIMLEMDRIIRPQGFIIIRDEEAIISKVQDLAPKFLWEVETHELQDKYKKTETVLFCRKKFWAIV, translated from the exons ATGGGAGGTGGCTATGTGTTTGGTTCGGCCAGATCGGGACAGACAGCAATGGTGGCTCTCGTCCTCGTGGTTGGATCATTCTTCGCCGGCTACATCTTCGGAAACAACGCACCTATTTACATCCCCCAACCTTCTTCTTATTCCAATTCttcgtcttcatcttctccatcgCCATCTG GTCCATCAGATTTTGCCAACAGAGTAGAGCAAACGTACCGGAGAACTCCTCTCGTGATCCCACAAAGAGGGGTGAATGTGTGTCCGTTGGAGTTCAACGAGTACATCCCTTGTCACAACGTCACTTACGTGCAACAGCTTCTCCCAAGCTTGAATCTTTCTAGAAGAGAAGAGCTCGATAGACACTGCCCTCCACTTGAGCAGCGTCTCTTCTGTCTTGTACCTCCTCCGAAAGATTATAAGGTACCTATACGCTGGCCCACCAGCAGAGACTATGTGTGGAGAAGCAATGTGAATCATACGCATCTTGCTGAGGTTAAAGGCGGGCAGAACTGGGTGCATGAACAAGGGGAGCTGTGGTGGTTCCCTGGTGGTGGGACTCATTTCAAACACGGAGCTCCTGAATACATCCAGAG GCTAGGAAACATGACGACTAACGAAACAGGTGATTTACGTTCAGCTGGTGTTGAGCAAGTTCTTGACGTTGGATGTGGAGTTGCTAGCTTTGCTGCTTACCTTCTTCCTTTGGGTATACAGACGATGTCTTTTGCTCCTAAAGATGGTCATGAGAACCAAATCCAGTTTGCGTTGGAGAGAGGAATCGGCGCAATGATCTCTGCCATAGCCACCAAGCAAATGCCATATCCCTCATCCTCCTTTGATATGGTTCACTGCTCAAGATGTCGTGTTGATTGGCATGAAAATG ATGGTGTCTTGATTAAAGAAGTTAATCGACTTCTCCGACCCAATGGATACTTTGTTTACTCAGCACCACCTGCTTATAGAAAGGATAAAGACTTCCCTCTGATTTGGGATAAGCTGGTGAACCTAACAACCGCAATGTGCTGGAAGCTCATCTCCCGGAAGGTACAGACTGCAATATGGGTTAAACAAGATGACCAGGCTTGCCTTATGAAGAACGCAGAGCTTGAGCTTATAACTATATGTGATTCAAAAGATGTTTCAAAACCATCATGGAAAGTTCCTCTTAGAGACTGTGTGGACATTAGTGAGAACACACCAAAAGCTTCATATCCAGCAAGTCTAAGAAAACTAG GCATCAGCGAAGATGAGTTTACATTGGACACAAACTTCTGGAGAGAGCAAGTGAACCGTTACTGGGAGTTGATGAAGGTTAACAGAACTGAAGTGAGGAATGTGATGGACACAAACGCGTACGTTGGTGGGTTTGCTGCAGCTATGAACTCATACCCCGTTTGGGTCATGAACGTTGTGCCTGCTACCACGAACGATACCTTATCAGGAATTTACCAGAGAGGCTTAACCGGTGCTTACCATGATTG GTGTGAGCCGTTCTCAACGTATCCACGCACATACGATCTGCTACACGCGGACAGGCTCTTGTCTCACTATCGAAACCACGGTGAAGGTTGTGTACTAGAGGATATCATGCTTGAGATGGACCGCATCATACGCCCTCAG GGATTCATCATTATTAGAGACGAGGAAGCAATCATCTCAAAAGTACAAGACTTGGCTCCTAAGTTCCTATGGGAAGTTGAGACACATGAGCTTCAAGACAAGTACAAGAAGACTGAAACTGTTTTATTTTGCAGAAAGAAGTTCTGGGCAATCGTCTGA
- the LOC106372669 gene encoding probable methyltransferase PMT7 isoform X1 — protein MGGGYVFGSARSGQTAMVALVLVVGSFFAGYIFGNNAPIYIPQPSSYSNSSSSSSPSPSGPSDFANRVEQTYRRTPLVIPQRGVNVCPLEFNEYIPCHNVTYVQQLLPSLNLSRREELDRHCPPLEQRLFCLVPPPKDYKVPIRWPTSRDYVWRSNVNHTHLAEVKGGQNWVHEQGELWWFPGGGTHFKHGAPEYIQRLGNMTTNETGDLRSAGVEQVLDVGCGVASFAAYLLPLGIQTMSFAPKDGHENQIQFALERGIGAMISAIATKQMPYPSSSFDMVHCSRCRVDWHENDGVLIKEVNRLLRPNGYFVYSAPPAYRKDKDFPLIWDKLVNLTTAMCWKLISRKVQTAIWVKQDDQACLMKNAELELITICDSKDVSKPSWKVPLRDCVDISENTPKASYPASLRKLDFSLGISEDEFTLDTNFWREQVNRYWELMKVNRTEVRNVMDTNAYVGGFAAAMNSYPVWVMNVVPATTNDTLSGIYQRGLTGAYHDWCEPFSTYPRTYDLLHADRLLSHYRNHGEGCVLEDIMLEMDRIIRPQGFIIIRDEEAIISKVQDLAPKFLWEVETHELQDKYKKTETVLFCRKKFWAIV, from the exons ATGGGAGGTGGCTATGTGTTTGGTTCGGCCAGATCGGGACAGACAGCAATGGTGGCTCTCGTCCTCGTGGTTGGATCATTCTTCGCCGGCTACATCTTCGGAAACAACGCACCTATTTACATCCCCCAACCTTCTTCTTATTCCAATTCttcgtcttcatcttctccatcgCCATCTG GTCCATCAGATTTTGCCAACAGAGTAGAGCAAACGTACCGGAGAACTCCTCTCGTGATCCCACAAAGAGGGGTGAATGTGTGTCCGTTGGAGTTCAACGAGTACATCCCTTGTCACAACGTCACTTACGTGCAACAGCTTCTCCCAAGCTTGAATCTTTCTAGAAGAGAAGAGCTCGATAGACACTGCCCTCCACTTGAGCAGCGTCTCTTCTGTCTTGTACCTCCTCCGAAAGATTATAAGGTACCTATACGCTGGCCCACCAGCAGAGACTATGTGTGGAGAAGCAATGTGAATCATACGCATCTTGCTGAGGTTAAAGGCGGGCAGAACTGGGTGCATGAACAAGGGGAGCTGTGGTGGTTCCCTGGTGGTGGGACTCATTTCAAACACGGAGCTCCTGAATACATCCAGAG GCTAGGAAACATGACGACTAACGAAACAGGTGATTTACGTTCAGCTGGTGTTGAGCAAGTTCTTGACGTTGGATGTGGAGTTGCTAGCTTTGCTGCTTACCTTCTTCCTTTGGGTATACAGACGATGTCTTTTGCTCCTAAAGATGGTCATGAGAACCAAATCCAGTTTGCGTTGGAGAGAGGAATCGGCGCAATGATCTCTGCCATAGCCACCAAGCAAATGCCATATCCCTCATCCTCCTTTGATATGGTTCACTGCTCAAGATGTCGTGTTGATTGGCATGAAAATG ATGGTGTCTTGATTAAAGAAGTTAATCGACTTCTCCGACCCAATGGATACTTTGTTTACTCAGCACCACCTGCTTATAGAAAGGATAAAGACTTCCCTCTGATTTGGGATAAGCTGGTGAACCTAACAACCGCAATGTGCTGGAAGCTCATCTCCCGGAAGGTACAGACTGCAATATGGGTTAAACAAGATGACCAGGCTTGCCTTATGAAGAACGCAGAGCTTGAGCTTATAACTATATGTGATTCAAAAGATGTTTCAAAACCATCATGGAAAGTTCCTCTTAGAGACTGTGTGGACATTAGTGAGAACACACCAAAAGCTTCATATCCAGCAAGTCTAAGAAAACTAG ATTTTTCACTAGGCATCAGCGAAGATGAGTTTACATTGGACACAAACTTCTGGAGAGAGCAAGTGAACCGTTACTGGGAGTTGATGAAGGTTAACAGAACTGAAGTGAGGAATGTGATGGACACAAACGCGTACGTTGGTGGGTTTGCTGCAGCTATGAACTCATACCCCGTTTGGGTCATGAACGTTGTGCCTGCTACCACGAACGATACCTTATCAGGAATTTACCAGAGAGGCTTAACCGGTGCTTACCATGATTG GTGTGAGCCGTTCTCAACGTATCCACGCACATACGATCTGCTACACGCGGACAGGCTCTTGTCTCACTATCGAAACCACGGTGAAGGTTGTGTACTAGAGGATATCATGCTTGAGATGGACCGCATCATACGCCCTCAG GGATTCATCATTATTAGAGACGAGGAAGCAATCATCTCAAAAGTACAAGACTTGGCTCCTAAGTTCCTATGGGAAGTTGAGACACATGAGCTTCAAGACAAGTACAAGAAGACTGAAACTGTTTTATTTTGCAGAAAGAAGTTCTGGGCAATCGTCTGA
- the LOC106372667 gene encoding nuclear intron maturase 3, mitochondrial → MVLHPRVHPSLYNRRISFLFSPSSRNLSTASLSLNSNQTVTEPLAKSELESIVLKQYSHGKFYNLLQNAVALPSVLLTACQNLSSSAELTDRVSRRFSVDEMGREIREGRFDIPSCCVGFESESLVLPNLKLKVLIEAVRMILEIVYDDRFATFSYGGRVGMGRHTAIRYLKNSVENPRWWFRVSFVREVFSDRNVDRLCGFVKEKINDSLLVEIIKKLFEFGVLRIELGGCDKGRGFPQECGLNSILINVYFDGVDKEIHDLRLKMKLKNPQEDATGSDSVFYKPVNVYAVRYLDEILLITSGSKMLTMELKKKVVDVLEERLDLRVDRVNTSIHSAVSEKISFLGMYLQAVPPSVLRPPMSEKAVRAMKKYERQKEVRRLEIRNAKERNRKTLGLKIFRHVLKKLKQSNGYKCEYEIENEVRDIFRSWGEEVMQEFMGSLEERWKWHWLLTRGDFLSLRHIREKLPQDIVDAYDEFQEQVDKHLSPTQARKELDDEERRVEEEEEQRYAERTVQDLTKLCMKVSAPEELVRKAVKLVGFTNNMGRPRPISHLLALEDSDIIKWYAGVGRKWLDFFCCCHNFKMVKIIVSYHMRFSCILTLAEKHRSTKREAIRHYTKDLKVSDHYGSEEVYFPLEREVKMMGDKNLSDPRPVDGTLSLLLIRLASDEPLHSCAASFCERSDTTMYRVHLLQNRLQINPLDEEKWVRGMGTIHSALNRKCLPLCSAHISDVYLGNMTLQDVDGSSFIDLK, encoded by the coding sequence ATGGTTCTTCATCCGAGAGTTCATCCCTCTCTCTACAACCGTCGaatctccttcctcttctctcCTTCCTCGAGAAACCTCAGTACGGCGTCGCTTTCATTAAACTCCAACCAAACCGTTACCGAGCCGTTAGCGAAGTCAGAGCTCGAATCCATAGTCCTCAAACAATACTCCCACGGGAAGTTCTACAATCTCCTCCAAAACGCAGTCGCTTTACCTTCCGTCCTTCTAACCGCCTGCCAGAACCTCTCCTCCTCCGCCGAGCTAACCGATCGCGTCTCCAGGAGATTCTCCGTCGATGAAATGGGACGCGAGATACGCGAAGGCAGGTTCGATATCCCCTCCTGCTGCGTCGGATTCGAAAGCGAATCTCTCGTTCTCCCGAATCTCAAACTCAAAGTGCTGATCGAAGCCGTTAGGATGATTCTCGAGATCGTCTACGACGATCGATTCGCGACGTTTAGTTACGGCGGGAGGGTTGGTATGGGTAGGCATACAGCGATTCGTTACTTGAAGAACTCGGTGGAGAATCCGCGGTGGTGGTTTCGCGTTTCGTTTGTTAGAGAGGTGTTTAGTGATAGGAATGTTGATAGGCTTTGTGGTTTCGTTAAAGAGAAGATTAATGATAGTTTGTTGGTTGAGATTATCAAGAAGCTCTTTGAGTTTGGGGTTCTGAGGATTGAGCTTGGGGGATGTGATAAAGGGAGAGGGTTTCCTCAAGAGTGTGGATTGAATTCGATTTTGATTAATGTTTACTTTGATGGAGTTGATAAAGAGATTCACGATTTGAGGTTGAAGATGAAGCTCAAGAATCCTCAGGAGGATGCTACAGGTAGTGATAGTGTTTTCTATAAGCCTGTAAATGTTTATGCAGTTAGGTACTTGGATGAGATACTTCTGATAACGTCTGGCTCGAAGATGCTGACTATGGAATTGAAGAAGAAGGTTGTAGACGTTTTGGAGGAGAGACTAGACCTGAGAGTAGATAGAGTGAACACATCGATTCATAGTGCGGTTTCGGAGAAGATTAGCTTTTTAGGGATGTATCTTCAAGCTGTTCCACCTTCGGTTTTGCGTCCGCCTATGTCTGAGAAGGCGGTGAGAGCAATGAAGAAGTACGAGAGGCAGAAGGAAGTTAGGAGACTGGAGATTAGAAATGCTAAGGAGAGGAATCGTAAGACGcttggtttgaaaatatttagacATGTGTTGAAGAAACTCAAGCAGAGCAACGGTTACAAGTGTGAATACGAGATAGAGAATGAGGTCAGAGATATTTTCCGGAGTTGGGGAGAAGAAGTGATGCAGGAGTTTATGGGTTCTCTTGAAGAGCGGTGGAAATGGCATTGGCTGCTCACTAGAGGAGATTTTCTCTCTTTGAGACATATACGGGAGAAGTTACCACAAGACATTGTCGATGCTTATGATGAATTTCAGGAGCAGGTGGATAAACACTTGTCACCGACCCAAGCTAGAAAGGAGCTAGACGATGAGGAGAGGAGagtagaggaagaagaggaacagAGATATGCTGAACGGACGGTTCAGGATTTGACTAAGTTGTGCATGAAGGTGTCAGCTCCGGAAGAACTTGTCAGAAAGGCTGTTAAATTAGTCGGGTTCACAAACAACATGGGACGGCCACGGCCTATCAGCCACCTTCTGGCTCTTGAGGATTCTGATATCATCAAATGGTATGCGGGTGTAGGGCGTAAATGGCTTGACTTCTTCTGTTGTTGCCACAACTTTAAGATGGTCAAAATCATTGTAAGTTATCATATGAGGTTCTCCTGTATTTTGACTCTAGCGGAGAAGCACAGATCCACCAAACGTGAAGCTATTAGACACTACACGAAAGATCTCAAAGTGTCTGATCATTACGGGAGCGAGGAGGTGTATTTTCCATTGGAAAGAGAGGTTAAGATGATGGGAGACAAAAACCTTTCAGACCCCAGACCTGTGGATGGGACACTGTCTTTGCTTTTGATCAGGCTTGCATCTGATGAGCCCTTGCATTCTTGTGCTGCTAGTTTCTGTGAACGATCAGATACAACCATGTACCGCGTACATCTACTGCAAAACCGTTTGCAAATCAACCCACTTGACGAAGAGAAATGGGTTCGCGGCATGGGAACAATCCACTCAGCTTTGAACCGGAAATGTCTGCCTTTGTGTTCTGCTCACATCAGTGATGTATATTTGGGTAATATGACTCTTCAGGATGTCGATGGTAGCTCATTCATCGATCTCAAGTGa
- the LOC106424289 gene encoding glutamate receptor 1.1-like, whose product MKILISLLMFTLLFSTTKSRVTDSNDGVFEEVKVGLVVDLGSVEGKILKTSFTLALSDFYGVNSVYRTRVSILVRDTRGDPLLALAAARYLVKKARVEVIVGGQSSQEAKLLAALSDKTKLVVISPFLPYTLCLNKYSHLIQWTHDTASEAKGIASLVHDIACILANVVERRSLRAKAATRSGAADEASWNVSDLVRLIKHSRRFNGDSQINKETFEIANIVGRKERRIGLWRPGGSNKVSPRHRFLAESGEKKKLLRVLVPSVNRVPNLVRVSPDPETGVVTVTGLCMEIFKTCMDPLKYELEFIPYNGSYDNLAYLLSTQRDKYDAAAGDLTITSNRSSYVEFTLPFTDIGIGALTLKKKKHGIWAFFDPFEKLLWLASGAFFILTGIVVWLVERPVNPEFQGSWKQQLGTMLWFGFSTIVFAHREKLQKMSSRFLVIVWMFVVLILTASYSANLTSTKTISRIQLDNPLSFGPSMMKISNSVNAIEVYAQVLRDGTLSHVVDEIPYLNILLGQYPDVFAMTDREAITNGFGFMFQKGSGLAPKVSREIAKLRTSGTLKDMEKRWFQKMDSFYVNSNDNDDDDDGSNRFTFGELGGLFIIAGAAHALVLVMHLFQTRREIYRVLCESRLLTKLKSSASLWRC is encoded by the exons ATGAAGATTCTGATTTCTCTTTTAATGTTTACTCTCCTCTTTTCGACTACTAAATCAAGAGTAACTGATTCAAACGATGGTGTTTTTGAAGAGGTTAAGGTTGGTTTGGTGGTTGACTTGGGTTCCGTAGAAGGCAAGATTCTCAAAACCTCTTTTACCTTAGCGCTTTCAGATTTCTATGGTGTAAACAGTGTCTATCGAACAAGAGTCTCTATTTTAGTAAGAGACACCCGTGGAGACCCTCTCCTTGCTCTTGCTGCCG CTAGATATCTTGTCAAGAAAGCAAGAGTGGAAGTCATTGTTGGTGGACAATCATCACAAGAAGCAAAGCTGTTAGCGGCGCTTAGCGATAAAACTAAACTTGTAGTGATATCTCCTTTCTTGCCGTATACGTTATGTTTGAACAAGTACAGTCACTTGATCCAATGGACGCATGATACGGCATCAGAGGCAAAAGGAATTGCGAGTCTCGTGCACGATATCGCTTGCATTCTAGCAAATGTAGTAGAGAGGAGAAGTCTAAGAGCTAAAGCAGCAACACGTAGTGGTGCTGCTGATGAAGCCTCTTGGAATGTGTCGGATCTTGTAAGGCTAATCAAACATAGTAGAAGATTCAATGGTGACAGCCAAATCAACAAAGAGACATTTGAAATCGCCAATATTGTAGGGAGAAAAGAGAGAAGGATAGGATTATGGAGGCCTGGTGGATCTAACAAAGTCTCCCCAAGGCACCGTTTCTTGGCAGAGAGTGGTGAAAAGAAGAAGTTGCTCAGGGTGTTAGTTCCCTCAGTAAATAGGGTCCCAAATCTAGTGAGGGTGAGTCCTGATCCTGAAACTGGTGTTGTTACTGTCACTGGATTATGCATGGAGATTTTCAAGACTTGCATGGATCCTCTTAAGTACGAGCTGGAGTTCATACCTTATAATGGAAGCTATGACAATCTCGCTTATCTACTCTCTACTCAG AGAGACAAATATGATGCAGCTGCTGGTGATTTAACAATCACTTCCAACAGATCTTCATATGTTGAATTTACATTGCCTTTCACAGACATTGGTATAGGTGCCCtgacactgaagaagaagaaacatggcATTTGGGCCTTCTTTGACCCTTTTGAGAAACTCTTGTGGCTAGCAAGTGGAGCTTTCTTCATCTTGACTGGGATTGTTGTCTGGTTGGTTGAACGGCCCGTTAATCCGGAGTTCCAGGGATCTTGGAAACAACAACTTGGTACAATGCTATGGTTTGGATTCTCTACCATTGTATTTGCTCACA GAGAGAAGCTGCAAAAAATGTCATCAAGATTCTTAGTGATAGTTTGGATGTTTGTTGTGTTGATATTAACTGCAAGTTACAGCGCCAACTTGACATCAACCAAGACCATTTCTCGCATACAATTAGATAATCCCCTGAGTTTTGGTCCTTCCATGATGAAGATTAGCAACTCCGTCAATGCGATTGAGGTCTACGCTCAGGTTTTGCGAGATGGAACTCTCAGTCATGTAGTCGATGAAATACCGTATCTCAATATACTTCTAGGACAGTATCCAGACGTTTTCGCAATGACAGATAGAGAGGCTATTACCAATGGCTTTGGCTTC atGTTCCAGAAAGGTTCGGGGTTGGCTCCTAAAGTGTCACGAGAAATAGCGAAGCTAAGGACATCGGGAACGTTGAAAGACATGGAGAAAAGATGGTTCCAAAAAATGGATTCATTCTATGTAAATTCCAACGACAATGATGATGACGACGACGGATCTAACCGCTTCACCTTCGGTGAGTTGGGCGGTTTGTTCATCATTGCGGGAGCTGCTCATGCTCTTGTGCTAGTCATGCATCTCTTTCAGACACGTCGTGAGATTTACCGTGTTTTGTGCGAATCTCGACTGCTAACTAAGCTGAAAAGCTCTGCCAGTCTCTGGAGAtgctaa